Proteins encoded together in one Variovorax paradoxus EPS window:
- a CDS encoding pirin family protein, protein MKKVLGVYSAPRPHWVGDGFPVRSLFGYEGLGKHLSPFLLLDHAAPTPFEPTVRPRGVGQHPHRGFETVTIVYQGEVEHKDSTGAGGLIGPGDVQWMTAGGGILHEEFHSRGFTERGGTIEMVQLWVNLPAKDKMAEPGYQTLLDAQIPSVDLPEGAGRVRVIAGEFDGHRGPAQTFTAMDVWDLRIGQGGIGRFDAKEGHTLALVVLHGTVLVNGTTVAREGQLVHLDRAGSGVEIEANSDATVLWLSGEPIDEPVVGYGPFVMNSEAEIRQAVADFNSGRFGRMAA, encoded by the coding sequence ATGAAGAAAGTCCTCGGTGTCTACAGCGCTCCCCGTCCGCACTGGGTGGGCGACGGTTTTCCGGTGCGCTCGCTGTTCGGCTACGAGGGCCTCGGCAAGCACCTGAGCCCGTTCCTGCTGCTCGACCACGCGGCACCGACACCCTTCGAGCCGACGGTGCGCCCGCGCGGCGTCGGCCAGCATCCGCACCGCGGTTTCGAGACCGTGACCATCGTCTACCAGGGCGAGGTGGAACATAAGGATTCCACCGGCGCGGGCGGGCTGATCGGCCCCGGCGACGTGCAGTGGATGACCGCCGGCGGCGGCATCCTGCACGAGGAGTTCCACTCGCGCGGCTTCACCGAACGAGGCGGCACCATCGAGATGGTGCAGCTCTGGGTGAACCTGCCCGCGAAGGACAAGATGGCCGAGCCGGGCTACCAGACCCTGCTGGATGCGCAGATCCCGTCGGTGGACCTGCCCGAAGGCGCGGGCCGGGTGCGCGTGATTGCCGGGGAATTCGACGGGCATCGCGGCCCGGCGCAAACCTTCACCGCGATGGACGTGTGGGACCTGCGCATCGGCCAGGGCGGCATCGGCCGGTTCGACGCGAAGGAAGGCCATACGCTGGCGCTGGTCGTCCTGCACGGCACGGTGCTGGTCAACGGCACGACCGTTGCGCGCGAAGGGCAACTGGTGCACCTGGACCGCGCCGGCAGCGGCGTGGAGATCGAGGCCAACAGCGATGCGACCGTGCTGTGGCTGTCGGGCGAGCCGATCGACGAGCCCGTGGTGGGGTATGGCCCGTTCGTGATGAACAGCGAGGCCGAGATCCGCCAGGCCGTGGCTGACTTCAACAGCGGCCGCTTCGGGCGGATGGCTGCCTGA
- a CDS encoding LysR family transcriptional regulator gives MQLKDIDLNLLLVFDRMLAEKRVSAVAESLGLSQPAISNALARLRKLLGDELFLRTARGMEPTPFALQLAEPVAYAMGALHTALNQQVVFDPATSTRSFTLAMTDIGEIYFTPRLMEALSATAPGVTISTLRNNTATNLRDELEAGHVDIAIGLLPQLKAGVFQRRLFLQRYVCLFSGTHPLARKRSVSLKDFSAADHVLVQAAGTGHGKADDVMAAQGIHRRIRLKVPHFVAIGHILRSSGMIATVPERLAQSIAEPFGLVWRPHPVALPQIAINLFWHAKVHRDPGNQWLRGLLFDSFADKD, from the coding sequence ATGCAACTCAAGGACATCGACCTCAACCTCTTGCTGGTGTTCGACCGGATGCTGGCCGAGAAGCGCGTCTCGGCGGTGGCCGAATCGCTCGGGCTTTCGCAGCCCGCCATCAGCAATGCGCTGGCGCGCTTGCGCAAGCTGCTGGGCGACGAGCTGTTCCTGCGCACCGCGCGCGGCATGGAGCCGACGCCCTTCGCGCTGCAGCTGGCAGAGCCGGTCGCCTATGCCATGGGCGCGCTGCACACCGCGCTCAATCAGCAGGTGGTGTTCGACCCCGCCACGAGCACCCGCAGCTTCACGCTCGCGATGACCGACATCGGCGAGATCTACTTCACGCCCCGATTGATGGAAGCGCTGTCGGCCACCGCGCCGGGCGTGACGATCAGCACGCTGCGCAACAACACTGCGACGAACCTGCGCGACGAGCTCGAAGCCGGGCATGTGGACATCGCCATCGGCCTCCTCCCTCAGCTGAAGGCGGGCGTGTTCCAGCGCCGGCTGTTCCTGCAGCGCTACGTATGCCTCTTCTCAGGCACGCATCCGCTCGCGCGCAAGCGCAGCGTGTCGCTCAAGGACTTCAGCGCCGCCGACCACGTGCTGGTGCAGGCCGCCGGCACGGGCCACGGCAAGGCCGACGACGTGATGGCCGCGCAGGGCATCCACCGCCGAATCCGCCTGAAGGTGCCGCACTTCGTGGCGATCGGCCACATCCTGCGTTCGAGCGGAATGATCGCGACCGTGCCCGAGCGGTTGGCGCAAAGCATCGCCGAGCCCTTCGGTCTCGTGTGGCGCCCTCACCCGGTGGCGCTGCCGCAGATCGCGATCAACCTGTTCTGGCACGCGAAGGTGCACCGCGATCCCGGGAATCAGTGGCTGCGCGGGTTGCTGTTCGACAGCTTTGCGGACAAGGACTAG
- a CDS encoding 2Fe-2S iron-sulfur cluster-binding protein, whose translation MDLHIHPLARTLQVRPGANLLEVLREHHVPVSYSCMSGRCGTCRCKVVSGQVLDAGQDAVRPDGQGERYVLACQSTLTESCTIEIPEPDEVVVHPARILKATVTGIDVLTHDIRRLRLKPNKPLEFSPGQYAQLQLAPDLARPYSMAGLSRDAELEFHVRKVPGGRVTAHIFEQLRVGDSVRVSGPLGTAYLRTKHRGPMLCAAGGTGLAPILSIVRGAIASGLMQPIHLYLGVRSDADVYGLDELRELQAQHPGLKVHVVVVTGLAREGQRLGLITDAIRADWPGSLDGWRAYLCGSPPMVEAVTQLVRARGLAPEQTHADAFYLQGT comes from the coding sequence ATGGACCTGCACATTCACCCCCTTGCTCGCACCCTCCAGGTTCGCCCCGGCGCGAACCTGCTGGAAGTGCTGCGCGAGCACCATGTGCCGGTGTCGTACAGCTGCATGTCGGGGCGCTGCGGCACCTGCCGCTGCAAGGTGGTGTCGGGCCAGGTGCTCGACGCGGGGCAAGACGCGGTCCGCCCAGACGGGCAGGGCGAGCGGTATGTGCTGGCCTGCCAGAGCACGCTGACCGAAAGCTGCACCATCGAGATCCCCGAACCCGACGAGGTGGTGGTGCATCCGGCGCGCATCCTGAAGGCGACGGTGACGGGCATCGACGTGCTCACGCACGACATCCGGCGCCTGCGGCTCAAGCCGAACAAGCCGCTGGAGTTTTCTCCCGGGCAGTACGCGCAACTGCAGCTCGCGCCCGATCTCGCGCGGCCGTATTCGATGGCCGGCCTGAGCCGCGATGCGGAGCTTGAGTTCCACGTGCGCAAGGTGCCTGGTGGGCGCGTGACGGCGCACATCTTCGAGCAGTTGCGCGTCGGAGATTCGGTGCGCGTGAGCGGTCCGCTTGGCACGGCCTACCTGCGCACGAAGCACCGCGGGCCGATGCTCTGTGCAGCCGGCGGCACCGGGCTCGCGCCGATCCTTTCCATCGTGCGCGGTGCTATCGCGAGTGGGCTGATGCAGCCGATCCATCTGTACCTCGGTGTGCGTTCCGATGCGGACGTGTACGGGCTCGACGAACTGCGCGAACTGCAGGCTCAACACCCGGGCCTGAAGGTGCACGTGGTCGTCGTCACCGGCCTCGCGCGCGAAGGCCAGCGCCTGGGCCTCATCACCGATGCCATCCGCGCCGACTGGCCCGGCAGCCTCGATGGCTGGCGCGCGTACCTCTGCGGCTCGCCGCCGATGGTCGAGGCGGTGACGCAGCTTGTGCGCGCCCGCGGCCTCGCGCCCGAGCAGACCCATGCCGATGCCTTCTACCTGCAAGGCACCTGA
- a CDS encoding aromatic ring-hydroxylating dioxygenase subunit alpha, which translates to MTTQPVFPIELRWENDKTSRIPFMAYTDEALHKKELQRFFYEKHWCYVGLEAEIPNPGDFKRTAIGERSVVMSRDEEGAIHVFENVCAHRGMQFCRERHGNKKEFVCPYHQWNYTLKGDLQGVPFRRGVKQDGKVHGGMPADFKTEEHGLNKLKVASRGGVVFASFDHDVESFEDFLGPDILHYFDRLFDGRKLTILGYSRQRIPGNWKLMQENIKDPYHPGLLHTWFVTFGLWRADNKSELKMDARSRHAAMISTRGNAGKAAQVTQVSSFKESMQLKDPRFLDIVPEPWWGGPTAVMMTLFPSLILQQQVNSVSTRHIQPVGHDAFDFVWTHFGFEDDTEEMTQRRLRQANLFGPAGFVSADDGEVIEFSQQGFEQKPYHRTLAELGGREVENTDHMVTETLIRGMYRYWREVMEAA; encoded by the coding sequence ATGACCACGCAACCCGTGTTCCCCATCGAGCTTCGATGGGAGAACGACAAGACCAGCCGCATTCCCTTCATGGCCTACACCGACGAGGCGCTGCACAAGAAGGAGCTGCAGCGCTTCTTCTACGAGAAGCACTGGTGCTACGTCGGCCTCGAAGCGGAGATTCCGAACCCGGGCGATTTCAAGCGCACCGCCATCGGTGAGCGCTCGGTCGTCATGTCGCGCGACGAGGAGGGCGCGATCCATGTGTTCGAGAACGTCTGCGCGCACCGTGGCATGCAGTTCTGCCGCGAGCGCCACGGCAACAAGAAAGAATTCGTCTGCCCGTACCACCAGTGGAATTACACGCTCAAGGGCGACCTGCAGGGCGTGCCGTTCCGACGCGGCGTGAAGCAGGACGGCAAGGTCCACGGCGGCATGCCCGCGGACTTCAAGACCGAGGAGCACGGGCTCAACAAGCTCAAGGTGGCCTCGCGCGGCGGCGTGGTGTTCGCGTCGTTCGACCATGACGTCGAGTCGTTCGAAGACTTCCTCGGCCCCGACATCCTTCACTACTTCGACCGCCTCTTCGACGGCCGCAAGCTCACCATCCTCGGTTACAGCCGCCAGCGCATTCCGGGCAACTGGAAGCTGATGCAGGAGAACATCAAGGACCCGTACCACCCGGGCCTCTTGCACACCTGGTTCGTGACCTTCGGGCTCTGGCGCGCCGACAACAAGTCGGAGCTCAAGATGGATGCGCGCAGCCGCCATGCCGCGATGATTTCCACGCGCGGCAACGCGGGCAAGGCCGCGCAGGTGACGCAGGTCTCCAGCTTCAAGGAGAGCATGCAGCTGAAGGACCCGCGCTTCCTGGACATCGTGCCCGAGCCCTGGTGGGGCGGGCCGACTGCCGTGATGATGACGCTGTTTCCGAGCCTCATCCTGCAGCAGCAGGTCAACAGCGTGTCGACGCGGCACATCCAGCCGGTGGGGCACGACGCCTTCGATTTCGTGTGGACGCATTTCGGTTTCGAGGACGACACCGAAGAGATGACGCAGCGGCGCCTGCGCCAGGCCAACCTGTTCGGCCCGGCGGGCTTCGTCTCGGCCGATGACGGCGAGGTGATCGAGTTCTCGCAGCAGGGCTTCGAGCAGAAGCCCTATCACCGCACGCTCGCCGAACTGGGCGGCCGCGAGGTCGAGAACACCGACCACATGGTGACCGAGACGCTGATCCGCGGCATGTACCGCTATTGGCGCGAAGTGATGGAGGCGGCATGA
- a CDS encoding LysR family transcriptional regulator: MKDLNDLYYFVQVVDHRGFAPAGRALGMPKSKLSRRIALLEERLGTRLIQRSTRRFAVTETGQTYYGHCKAMLVEADAADEAIALTHAEPCGIVRMTCPVALLDARIADMLAAFMVANPRVEIHLEETNRRVDVVGEGIDVAIRVRPPPIEDSDLVMRVLAERGQCLVASPRLLANGVPEVPADLAGLPSMDLGLPAHEHVWNLIGPDGTQAAIRHQPRLITRGMLALRAAAIAGVGVAQLPSMMVREQIERGELVRVIPGWAPEREIIHVVFASRRGLLPAVRALVDFLADRFQALDED; the protein is encoded by the coding sequence ATGAAAGACCTGAACGACCTGTACTACTTCGTGCAAGTGGTGGACCACCGCGGCTTCGCGCCGGCCGGGCGCGCGCTGGGCATGCCCAAATCCAAGCTCAGCCGGCGCATCGCACTGCTGGAAGAGCGCCTGGGCACGCGCCTGATCCAGCGCTCCACGCGGCGCTTCGCCGTCACCGAGACCGGCCAGACCTACTACGGCCACTGCAAGGCGATGCTGGTGGAGGCCGATGCCGCCGACGAAGCCATCGCGCTGACCCACGCCGAGCCCTGCGGCATCGTGCGCATGACCTGCCCGGTGGCGCTGCTCGATGCGCGCATCGCCGACATGCTGGCGGCGTTCATGGTCGCGAATCCGCGCGTGGAGATTCATCTGGAAGAAACCAACCGCCGCGTGGACGTGGTGGGCGAGGGCATCGACGTGGCCATCCGCGTGCGCCCGCCGCCCATCGAGGACAGCGATCTCGTGATGCGCGTGCTCGCCGAGCGTGGGCAATGCCTCGTGGCCAGCCCGCGCCTGCTGGCGAACGGTGTCCCCGAGGTGCCCGCCGATCTGGCGGGCCTGCCGAGCATGGACCTGGGTCTGCCGGCGCACGAGCACGTGTGGAACCTGATCGGACCGGACGGCACGCAGGCGGCCATCCGCCACCAGCCGCGCCTCATCACGCGCGGCATGCTGGCCCTGCGCGCGGCCGCCATTGCCGGCGTGGGCGTGGCGCAGTTGCCCTCGATGATGGTGCGCGAGCAGATCGAGCGCGGCGAGCTGGTCCGAGTGATTCCGGGCTGGGCGCCGGAGCGCGAAATCATCCACGTGGTGTTCGCTTCGCGCCGCGGACTGCTGCCGGCGGTGCGGGCGCTGGTGGACTTTCTTGCGGATCGGTTCCAGGCGCTGGATGAAGACTGA
- a CDS encoding 2'-5' RNA ligase family protein, with protein sequence MSEQLLLPGIDPPPRPLPRPRTKARRKEPLPHTLFFAIFPSAEDAASLAALGAQLNDRHALKGTLSEAHRLHVTLHDLGGYDTVPCKKVQAALEAAAAVAPPSFDVVFDHAMTYANSKAFVLCGEEGTAALADFRQRLGEALADAGLKPDRSFTPHMTLAYTRRKVEKHAIEPVRWTAGSFALIDSHVGEGLHEVLGRWPA encoded by the coding sequence ATGTCAGAACAGCTTCTTCTTCCCGGAATCGATCCCCCGCCGCGGCCCCTGCCGCGACCCCGAACCAAGGCACGCCGCAAGGAGCCGCTGCCGCACACGCTCTTCTTCGCGATCTTTCCGAGTGCCGAGGACGCAGCATCGCTTGCGGCGCTCGGTGCGCAACTCAACGACCGGCATGCGCTGAAGGGAACGCTGAGCGAGGCGCATCGCCTGCATGTCACGCTGCACGATCTCGGCGGCTACGACACGGTGCCGTGCAAGAAGGTGCAGGCGGCACTCGAAGCGGCCGCTGCAGTGGCGCCGCCTTCGTTCGACGTCGTCTTCGACCACGCCATGACCTATGCGAACAGCAAGGCCTTCGTGCTGTGCGGCGAAGAGGGCACCGCCGCGCTGGCGGATTTCAGGCAGCGCCTGGGCGAAGCGCTGGCCGATGCGGGGCTCAAGCCCGACCGCAGCTTCACGCCGCACATGACCCTCGCGTACACGCGGCGCAAGGTCGAGAAGCACGCCATCGAGCCGGTGCGCTGGACCGCGGGTTCCTTCGCGCTCATCGACAGCCATGTCGGCGAAGGCCTCCACGAAGTGCTGGGGCGCTGGCCCGCATGA